A single window of Nocardioides kongjuensis DNA harbors:
- a CDS encoding amino acid ABC transporter ATP-binding protein: MNTLMVDARAVRKVYGRHEVLKSVDLEVRRGEVVSFLGASGSGKSTFLRCINHLERIDGGEISVNGQLVGYRRANGKKYELHRSQIALARRDVGMVFQRFNLFPHMTALENVMEAPVSVQHRPRAEARAEAEALLERVGLADRQHHYPSMLSGGQQQRVAIARALAMKPALMLFDEPTSALDPELVGEVLDVMKSLAADGMTMIVVTHEIGFAREVCDRVVFMDEGVIVEQGSPAEVFERPEHARTRAFLSKVL, translated from the coding sequence ATGAACACCCTGATGGTCGACGCACGTGCCGTGCGCAAGGTCTACGGACGCCACGAGGTCCTCAAGTCGGTGGACCTGGAGGTCCGACGCGGCGAGGTCGTGTCCTTCCTCGGCGCCTCGGGATCGGGCAAGAGCACGTTCCTGCGCTGCATCAACCACCTCGAGCGCATCGACGGCGGCGAGATCAGCGTCAACGGCCAGCTGGTCGGCTACCGGCGCGCCAACGGCAAGAAGTACGAGCTGCACCGCTCGCAGATCGCCCTGGCGCGCCGCGACGTCGGCATGGTCTTCCAGCGCTTCAACCTCTTCCCCCACATGACGGCCCTGGAGAACGTGATGGAGGCTCCGGTCTCCGTCCAGCACCGTCCCCGGGCCGAGGCCCGGGCCGAGGCGGAGGCACTCCTCGAGCGGGTCGGGCTCGCCGACCGGCAGCACCACTACCCGAGCATGCTCTCCGGTGGCCAGCAGCAGCGCGTCGCCATCGCCCGCGCCCTCGCCATGAAGCCGGCACTGATGCTCTTCGACGAGCCCACCTCCGCGCTCGACCCCGAGCTGGTCGGCGAGGTCCTCGACGTGATGAAGTCACTCGCCGCCGACGGCATGACGATGATCGTGGTCACGCACGAGATCGGCTTCGCCCGCGAGGTCTGCGACCGGGTGGTGTTCATGGACGAGGGCGTGATCGTCGAGCAGGGCTCTCCCGCCGAGGTCTTCGAGCGACCCGAGCACGCCCGCACCCGGGCCTTCTTGTCGAAGGTGCTGTGA